TCAGATGCAATAGAAGCGCAAAGTGCTTGAAAAGTAATGTGAAAAGTCCTCATGTGACAAGCCAAAGTACTTGAAACAGAACTCGAACACGTAAATCTGAAGTGCCTAAATCACTTAAATGCCTACACATAGCCTAGGTTATCTCCAAGGTCCCTCAAAGCCTAAAGTTCAAGTTCCAAACAGAACCACAGCTTCTCTCCTGCCAAAGCTCAGCCAGAAGTCCAAAATCAATAATTTCTCCAAGGTCTCTGAAAACAGGCATTCCTAAGTTGCACTTAATCCATCTCAAGAGGACCAAGACTCTTAGCAAAGGTGTCATTCAccttgtttggttttagttttctaAAAGCTCATTTCCATGTACCCACTGGACAGAGATAGGTAACAACAGAGAGTAAGTAATTCCATCCTAAAAATGTCACCAAGACATATTCAGCTATTTCAGAATATGTTTGTATCAGTAAATAAAATTGTCCAGTGCCTGCCTGCTAGGCCCAAAAGCAAGTAGCATGATACGATTTGTAACAATACAGCTGAACTCTCCTCTTCCCAGACCAAGGTGGCTTCTTCCAAACTGCACATTTGGAACAACCCAGGCACATCCCACCTTCTGACCTGCACTGTACGGAACAGAGCCAACTTTTTCTTGCTAGTAATTGGGAGTCTGGGCAGTAGCACGATAATGCTAAAAAGCATACATTGGTCTGAGTTTTTAGTGTAGATGTAGTTTAAAAGAACAGGAGGAAGGGAGCATCTGGGGCAGTCCTGAGATGGGTAGCAATGCACTGGTGATGGGCAGTGTTTCAGGGGCTGTCTGGGTCCAGAAAGCTGCTTGTGATGCAGGTGGTTCCAACCTATGTTCTGGCACATCCTGTTGGGCTggtgaaggagaaaagagagaccTAATTCAGGGCTCTGAGTGTCACATCTGGAATagtgtggtttgggtttgttttgttttaaggaacAGCTTAGAtaaaattttttcttccaagtacAATGCACTATGGTCATCTTTGGTTAACACACCCAGCAGCATATGGCAAGAGTTTTCTTGACAATCACAAGAGCAGGTGTTTTCTTAATATACGTTTCAGTAGTGAAGTACAACTTTCACATTCCTTCCAGTCTTTTACCTACAAGCCATGTAACTGGAAATGTGAACCTAGATTCATAAAGCATTTTCTCTGCATTCAATAGACAAAGGCAAACCGATGTAAATCTGTCAGCCTCAGCAATgacaagaatgaaaacaaaatttaccCTAGTGCCAAAATACCCACCTGTGGCAAATAAATCTCAGCCTGTCAGTTCATGTCTCTTTCATCAGTAACCTATAGGAAGAAAGACTCATTGAAGTACACTttgaaaattaacagaaatggACTAATGTGGATCAGCAAGGAATAAGACCTGTAAAACCCAGGGTCTCACTGTGTAATGCACACTTCTGGCAGGACTTTCCAGGTTTCTCCACCTGCAGTAGACAGGTTAGTGCTGCTTGGACACAAAGGTAGTGTGTCTAATTGGCACGTTATCGGCATATTATTGGCACAGAGATATTATCTATCTCTGGCTCTCACAGACTGAAATAAGTGTTTGAGATTCACTCCCATGCCTGGCTAATGACCAGCCAGAGTTGAGGTCAGTTCTCTTACAGCAGACATGAAAGTGCTAGTGTCCACTCCCTAGTATGACAAAAAACATAGTCACATCCATCTGTTGGATAGATTGCTACCTGCAAGTGCTCcatttacttttcagaaaaaaaaaaaaaaaaaaaaaaaaaaaaaagtatgactGTTTCCAGCAATTGCACTTAATAGCCACTTTTTGCCAAGAGTTGCTGTTTGGCTCTCATGCTTCCAGGGaacattgttttgtttgttttcaatgggaaaaaaaaaaaaaaaaaaaaaagaaaaagaattaatagaTGGTCCCTCCAGGTTTTTGTCTAGGAGTAAAGATACACCCTTTAGAAAAGGGAACTGACCACAAACTAAAGGGAGAAGAGATTAAATGGAGGGATCATCTTTAACTGTTAGTAGTCCTTCTCAGGACCTTGAAAATGATgtgtaaaggaaaagaagagaaaggagaaagacatTTCTAGAAATGCTACAAAAATGGGCAAATAGTATCACTACGTTGATCATTTCCCACAAGCTTCTTAATTCCTGCTTTAAGACAAgaatagaaacaaaacagaggaaatgtCACAATGAGGGCAATTCATGACAAATTTTAGAGCATGACAGGTCAGGAAGTTCAGGAGATCATGAAAAGGGGAGTGTATTGAGTTTCTAGGGTTCTTTTTTATCAAAATCTATAAACCTCATAACACAATGATTGAAAATGTTGAAGACCTTTTGTTCAACCAGGCATGGCTCAAGGGCAGTAGGTTATATAGTTCAACCAAGGTGAAAGGAGAATGAATCCTTTTGAGTGCTAATAAAATCCACAAATCAGTTGACTTTTATGCAGTGTGTCACTTCCCTCCATCCATTCTTTgttcctgtgtttattttgagCTCAGCCTCTTTACCAAATTCTGAAGTAATACAGTAATACAGTAATTTATCACCGTATTAAAGGCAATAGGGCTGATGTCCACATCTGAAGACCTTTATAGCTGAGGTAGCTAACTGGTTCTGCTAATCGCAGGTAATAACCTGCCCATCTCTCCCTGCAGGATTAAACAGGGTATGGAAGAACAGGAATGACCATGGGCAGGCATCCATGGTTACATGGAAGTTGTCAGGAGCACAGGTCCCTAGAAAGTTTTACTCAGAAGcaaaaacacacagcaaaaaaaaaacctgatctGGTGGTATATTGGGTTTTGATCTGGTGATAAATAGTTGGGGTGAAATTTTGCTTTcccaaaataaataacagaCAAAGACTGTGACTTCAGCAAGAATAGGACTTCACTGAGAGGGTTTAAGTGAAGTCCCACAACTGTCAAATCAGAATTTAGTGTGTTAACTCCCTTTGTAGATATGAACATATTAGATTTGTCCAACAGCAATCTTGAAGTCAACAGGAATTGTGCCTTCTCAGGAACATCATTCATAGCCCTATGTGGCATATGATTTCAAGAACCTAAAGTGATGTGATCTCATAGTCTATCAACGAACCTATTTAAACAGAGGTTTTGATTTCACAATTCAGCTTCAGAAAGTCTATAAAATGATGCATTTCTCCCCAGAAGAAATTCTGGGCTAAGTAATTTCTGTAATATCAGACTTATAAActtataaacaaaaaatatggtCCTTTCGAGGACATGAGGCTTGAGTAAAATGACACCCAGAGCCATTCTTGACACAGATGTTTACTAGAGCCCAGGCTTCAACTGAATCTTAACAGCCATATTCTTAATATAACTTTATTGTGTGACTCTTGGCACGTCCATACTTCAGCTGGGTAAAAGGAGGGAAAACATTGACATTCTATGAAAAATTCTTTATTGGTATTattgtgttattttaatttttaaaaacattaagctGTCAATTGTGACTGGTGCAGCTGGTGGATATGGAAAGACAATGGAAGCTTCCTGGCTTATTGGCTGTCATTATGTTATGTTTCAATCGCCTTTCTTTCCTTGCACGTGTTAAAAGTCTATGTAGAGTTGAGCAACATGAAATCTAAAATTAAATAGCCACAGTTACAATGGGGAGGCAgagcatgtatttatttctaaagatAGATGACTAAAGTTAAGACCCATATCACCTTAGATTGTCTAAAGAATCAATGGAGTGGCCAGGGTTTCTCCAGAGGTGAGTTTAAAGCACCTTGCTCAGACTTCTTCTAAATTGTCTTGCGCTGGTGCGTGCAAAAACCAGATGGTCCTTTGTCAGCTGTCGAAACCGCAGAGTGAGTACATCTGCTCTGCTGATGCTCTCTACCCCTGGGATGACAACTGGCCCTCAGACAAAACAGAGCAGAGTGGATCATCTTTGCATTGCTAAACTTTGCCCAGGAAACGTCTGGGAGAACATTAGTTGGGATTAGTTGGGATTACCTGGGAATATTGCCCTGTGCATTTTCATGTGCTAGCATCTGTGTAGCCACTCTCTGTGAGTACTTGATAGGCTGTGGGTTACCCAACAGGGTGGATACTGAGACTGTGGCAAGAGGTCCTTAGCAAATCTAAGACATCATCTACCCTTTATCATCTTTTCCTGTTAGAATGTGTGATAAATACAGAGGTTTGTCCCTGGGAATCAGCAGGGCACAGACATGGTCTATTTGTCCATAGTTCAGGAGCTATTAGTGCGTACGTCATGGGAGCTGTTTTAAACAACTGTGTTCCAGGCTTCCTCTTGATGTCAGGGAGATTTTGTTGAGTTTCTGGGTAAATACATGTAAATACATTTGCCCACTTGACATTTGTTAGTGGCTTTCGATACTTGCTGCTTCAtgcttttaattccttttctgggtatcttccaaatattttaatgagatGATGATAACTTTTAAGTGTGCTTGTTGagcacaaagcaaaaccatTCGTGCCAGGAGTGGGGAGACCATTAGCGGCTATGGACTTGCATTGTTTAGAAACTGCTGTTCTCAGTTCAGGATCTAGGTACTACAAAAGCACTTTAAACATACCATTaagctgtttcttctttaaGAAGGGAGGTGTTTAAGCCTGGACTTCTGTTGAAATATGTTTTCACTTAATTTCCAGGTGCTTTACTGTAAATTGTTTAATCATTATCACTGTGAATAAATACAACAAGAAGTCACATTTCATTTACTTTGacctgttttttgtttcttcactaGTGAAACAGTTATTGTACATCTTtcatccattttatttattactgtgGTGATCATAAGCAGCAGCTAGAGCAGCTAACATGATATAGTCCTATTGCACACCAAATAGGAAGGCAGTATTGCTTGTCTTCAAAGTTTTGGACTTTGAAGCATAGAAAATAGGCTAAGATATTGGTCTTCGCAGGGTGTAGACTAAGGAACAGATTGTGACTCTCGTGTTTTCTCCATCACTAAAGGGTTTAAGTTACTTCAAGTTTGTCAAACCAAACTATTTACTGTGGGTGACTTCTGCAACTGTTCTGGCTTATAGATTCTGCAAGGCAAAAAAGGGTTAATTTGGGGTCATTGGATGCACTAAGATATCAGCAAATAAAGTTGAGAAAAGATTCTGGAAAGTGGGCACAAGGTCCTGGTACCTTGCTTCATTTCCAAGTATAATTTAGATAGACCTTACTTTCAGGTGAGGGCCTGCTTTGCCTGCCATACAAGGACAGATGCTTCCTTCCCCCAAAGGCTAGCATCAAATCAAAGAAGCAGTCAAGAGTGGAAAAGTAGAAATTGTTTCAGTCTTACAGGTGGGCGCCTGAAGAGTAATATGGAAAATGAAGTTGCATTGTGTTGGAAGGCAAATAAGAAATCAAGAATCATGAACACATCATGTGTTAGCACAActgatttgtttatttttaaacctccCCAAAATCCGATCATGCTATATGTACATAAACAATACACAGGATAGCACACCAAATGTAGACAAGAAAGATAACATGTATTCTGTTTGAATTTGCTGGTGATTTtcgggtttggtttttttttttcattgtacaGCTGCTCAACTTCATGAAATGGTCCAAGCTATATGGATTCCCATGTCAACCCTCTCAATTCCCATGCCCACACTGTCTCTCTAACAGGAGACATTCATCATATTACCTCTGGGGTGTTTGTCTGAATGGTAAAGTGTGTAACTTTTAATGTAGGTTCCTCTGGGCTTCATTTCTTATGTAAAACTGTTCAGTGCAGAACAAGTATATCAGCATGTATCTGCTTCAACTATATTCTATAGTTAGTAGGTAAGACCAGCTAATGCTTTGGGTTACTCAGGAATTCATAAgtagcacacacacaaaaacgAAAACAGAAAATAGTCTTCCACATCATTtatagtgttaattttctttacgTTTCCAGTGTCATTTATTTTGCTAAGCACTGCTGCAATTCTTTCCACTTGTCTCATGCtcttattttcttacaaaacagTATACTAGGCTTTCTgtataaaacatatatataaacattttttttatatatatatatataaaaacaaagcaatgacCCCCAAAATGGACTTACACACAGGTATGTATTTGTCCCTCATTAGAAAATATACCGTGTGTATATCTATTCATTGTCCCTGAATGTTACAGCACTGGCTATTAGAATGGAGTCAGGAAGAAagggaccttttttttttttcctggtttgctTTAAAACATACAGTTAAATTATGTAAGATGAACAGAAGCAGAGTAATCACAGGAATGATCAGATCCTGTTTACATATTGTCATCGTGTTGTTGTTCTTGGTGTTTTTATTACTAGTCTCCAAATTGACTTCTAGTTATTAAGTTCCCAGGAATTAATATATCTATACATTTTTTGTCATATATTCTCTTCCCTCACAGTGAGCTGGATGCAGGTTCAGGGAGAATGAAACACTAGAAAATCTAAATGCATCCTGGGACTCTTGAGATTCTTGCCCTGCTAacttttctgctctctttctcAGAGATTACCAATCGTTTAGAAAATTACGGTTAATTCTACATAACAAGTAATTTTTAGTGgcctttctttccaaaagatGCTTTTGGGCAATGATTTGAGATCATTTTTCACATGCACTGCTGGCATTAGATACCAGCCTTGCATATTTGTATAAATACTTTTTCCAGTATAAGGCCCCCATTATTGGTACAGATGGTTCTCTGTCCTCGGTGTCTATTCTTTCAGCAAACAGACTGATCATTTGAACTACTTATCATTACTGAGTGATGTGCTGGGAGAACCACCCACGctaaatacacaagaaaatttGGTGGTGGTGAGGGAGGGGTTAAATTTCTGCCCAATTTATTTAGTTCACACAAAAGTGTCTAATGACTTTGTGGACTGAATACTTTGTAATTGAAAAACCccagatataaaaatattattaagacTGGGGGCAAAAAATGGAAAACGCtattgaattaaaaaacaaagtactGTTTGCTGGTTTACAAAGAGTCTATAACACTGATAAAATCTTCGGAAAccaatgtgcttttttttttttccttgtctttctttaTTTTGGCTTCATTTCAACCCGGGAGTTCATATCATCTCCTTCCAGATCATACTCTTCTACTTGGCCGCTGGTCCACACCTTCATGCGGTCAGTCAGGTCGCTGCTTCTGGGAGCCAGGATGAAGTCATAAATCAGGGCAGCACTTGCTCCTCCAATGATCGGGCCAACCCAGAAGATCTGAAACAGTTTCAAGCTCGGTTAATACATCAGGTAATACTGCATTTGAAGCTGTTCTGAAAATCTCCTCTGAAGAGTTTCTGCACAAAATTTACagtgaaaacattaaaaatacagtctaACACCTGAATATTTACTTAACCACATGGCAACAAACCAGGAATTTCTCACCATGAATTGGCAACAGACTCAGAGATGAATAACTGTGACTATGTTGTCAAGTTCTGATATTTAAAATTAGGCATCTACTGGTAAAACATCTCTGTTACTCCAGATAGATTTGGCAGGGGAGCACAATTTCTAAAAGCAACGAGGGCATTAGTTTCCGTTCTCCCACTAACTTTCAGTGATAGGTGAATTAGAAAGTAATACCTGGTGAGGGCCTAATAAGGGGCTTAATTTGCTATTAGCTGCTATTTACCTAGGGATATTGCTGTAATTGTAATCGTCTAATCACTTAAGGCAAGTAAAGTTTGGAGGGAGAAGTAGTGAAAGTATTTTGGTAGACAGGTTGATTTTATCAGTAATAATAGATGATTTTGAGGGATTAGCATGGCCAAAGAGTTTCTGAgactgaaaacatgttttcttttattcagtAATATCAGTGGTTTAATATGAATTATTACCTCTATCTTCTTCTCTCTGTctacaaaggaaatattttttctatgaaattctgaaaatgcTAGCTAGTAGCTCAGTTTCATTACCTTAGAATCCCAACAGAAGTGTTTAAGTGGTAGGAAATGGCAAAATTTCCCCAGTGTCCtcctttcatgttttattttttagattaaaatggCATCCATATACAAAACTTTCACAACCTATTGTACTGTCACTAAATTTCCATGAATGCTTATGCAAATAGCTGCCAAAATCATGAGTAAGAGAGTCAGAACaacctgcattttaaatattcaagaACATATGCTCATTTAGGTCTTTTATATTAGCCTTCTTTATTGAGCTTTAGTGAAATAAGTAAATTTTTGAGAAGTTCCTCATTTTAACCACATTTAACCATAGGGAATAATCTAAACTTTGTAGTGTTTCCAGAGCACTTATGCATGAAAGCACATAAGCAGGCGCTTCACTTTAAGATGAGCATTTTATTAGCTTCCACATATTGCATGATCCACTTTAGTTTATAGACCTGCTTAAGAACCTACCTACATTAGGTTTTACCAGATTAAGCAGTAGCATTTTACAAACTCTGTTTAAACAGTAAATACTCAATAAAGGATTCTGCACAATGAGcctttaaagtttaaaatatttgaaataaataaacataATGGGAAATAAccaaagaaaatctgtattaCTTTGATCATACACACTCAGCTTGAGGAATTTGTGATCTCCTGAGGCTGGTCAGGAGCAAAAGGAGATTATTCATTGttaaatgaaatagaaatggCAACTCACTGACTTGATGTTAATAATATGTGtttaaatgtttctgatttTGTAGATTATGTATATGCAGAGCTTCTTGTAAGCTAAACAAACTTATTCAACTTACCCAGTGATTTTCAAAGTTGTTGGCAATCAGTGCTGAGCCAAAAGATCTCGCTGGGTTAATTCCACAACCAGTGTAATCAATCTAGGAGGTGGAAAGAGAATGGTGAGTGGTGAGACACTGATGTACATGTGGCATCTTCATTACACAGGAGGGCAAGTGGCAGCCTGCAGCACGGTTCAGATGTTCACAACAGCTTCATTCATCCCACCCACACTTCCtcagaaaaagagggaaagactGTTTGCCATGTGCCTGTCCTGTCCCACCTGGGAAACAAGTCCTAGTGCACCAACTCCTCCCAGATGTGCAACCTCATGACTTACTGCCACAGCCACATGGCCCAAGGCAGAAGGGCCATGCATGCTGCAGAAACAAGGTCAGTctctgaagaggaaggaggaggaagaaactgTCATCTGCACATCATCTACCTGTCTCCACTGGCCCATCCTGAGGTGGCACATTGCAGATATCAACTGTGAAAGCTAAAACTTACAGCAAGAAGGTGTCCCAAGGCAACAGAGAGACCAATGGCCAAAGGTGCTGATCCTGAGACATCATTCCTTCTCCGGTCTGTGGTGGCGAGGACACACAACACCAGCTGGAAGGTAGCAATGATTTCGATACCTAGTCCTTGGCCTGCATTGATTCCCTCTGAAAGCTGCATGGagacaagaaggaaaatgtcACTTGATGTTCCTACCTGACTTCAACCAATACGACAGAGTTTCACAGGATCTACTTTCTCAATAGGAAAATGCAGACCTGCACAGCCATTTTTCTCCTCAGGTTGCTTTTGcttaacaggaaaaagaaaaaaaaaaaaagaaaaaaaaaaagaacaaaacaaaagaacagaaatcagTTTTGAAACAGTCAGTGCTGTACTCAAGTCTATGAATAACCGGATTTTGTTCATGATTCAACATGGTTACATGGTTGCTGCATCCAGCCAAAGTGAACGCTCAACCACTAGACACAATGAGAACGTAACCGGTCTATGTGTGAGAAACAAATGAGCCAGAGATTTGCCTTCAATAGAGTTTACCCACAGAAGTGACCAGTGGTGCCTTCAGACATTTATTCATTGCTTCTGAGAATGAAGATGCTGTGGTCATGTTAAACATTGCTCAGCTTGCCTTTACCAACAATTGCTAAGTGaacaggggcaggagggggaagggaCAAATAGTAAGAAAGGTGCATAGCTCTGGGTAGCTTGAAAGCACCTATCTCTGCTATTGTCAAGTCACGTTAATCTTTTCTTCTCGTCTCCCACCACTACTTATTTTCTGTAGTTCAGTATGAACTCTTCAGAACAAGGACTTCACGTGGACAAGGTCCTGCAAAATCCTGGCCCCACAGGCAGTTTTCCACATGAATATTAAGACAcccattctgtgattcaatTGCCTAAAAAGATGCCTCTAAGGCCATATGAAATACCCTGAGATATCCACGGTGTTCATGTGGCACTGGTAGATGTGATGCAAGTCCTACAGAAGACCAAAGGTATCTAAAATAGCTCTCAATGCCAATGTTTAGGTAGTGTATCTCTAACTTGGATAGGTAATGAACATAGTTAATGGAGAGGAGATCCATTCAGCTGATGAAATGTAAGTGATCATTTGAGAGTCAACTGAATAGctctgtcttttattttgtattcacTAGATCTCATTTGACTACAACAAGAGCTTGGACACTTAACTCACATGTAGACCAATTTCAGGTGTCTTAGACTCAAACTGAATCTCACTCAACTTCTTTGGGAGCCAGAAAAAACCATCTGCAATTCAGGAATCCTAAGGGGCTTATGCTGAAAGTACTTCAATTTCCTACTGAGGTAAAGCAGATTCTCTAGAAAATCTCACACTGGCAGACATAGATATTCCAACTGTATAATTAATCATGAAATCAGTAGAGTTTCTTATGAATGTAAATGCTTTAGAATATATTGAAACCACAGTAATTCATATAAATGAATAttataaaatagaaatgctgTCATATTTCAGGACTACTGTTAGAAGCTTGTGCTTAACAAGAAACTGTGGATCTAAACCATTCAATGTTATAACACATTTTGAATTCTGCGTCTAATTGCTATATTCAGTGGTATCTTAAGTTAAGACAAGACAAGCCTGTATCTGAGCTGAATAACTTGGTATTAAGCAGAAGTAACTGAATTGCACGGATAGGATGAAACATGAGCTTGGACACCGGCCAGAGAAACTGAGAATGTGAGTGACTCAGAGTGGGAAGCAAACTCTGCAAAACTTATACTCAAGAATAGTGCTATCAGCAGTCTATCCCGTCTTTCATAGCCTCCACATTAAAAATTGCTAGgtcattgttgtggtttaacccggcaggcagctaaacaccacacagcgttttgctcactctccccctccccagtgagATAGGgagagaactgggaaaaaaaaaagtaaaatttgtgggtttgagataaagacagtttaataggacagaaaaggaaggcaaaataatgataataaacaaaacaagtgatgcacaatgcaatttctcaccatGCACTGACGGATGCCCcgcccgtccccgagcagcgatcgctgctccccagccaacccccccccagtttctatactgcccatgatgccgtatggtatggaatagcccttggggcagtttggatcaactattctggctgtgccccctcccagctccttgtgcacctggcagagcatgggaagctgaaaagtccttgactagtgtaaacactacttagcaacaactaaaacatcagcatgttatgagcattattctcatcctaaatccaaagcacagcacataccagctactaggaggaaaattaactctacccaagctgaaaccaggacagtcataCATGACAAcaactaaaataaatgttattgtGGACTGTCCAGAACAATGAGACTATGGGAAATCATGCTTTAAAtctgtttttgtggttttatgcCCTAATTTCCCCCAAACTAATATTTGAATAACATTAAAACTTAAAGATGTTTAGCTGAACTCTTTCACTTTCCACCTTTGCTATTcgtttttcttgtttcttctgtctAACAAAACAGCATAATATCAAATTC
This sequence is a window from Pelecanus crispus isolate bPelCri1 chromosome 2, bPelCri1.pri, whole genome shotgun sequence. Protein-coding genes within it:
- the AQP1 gene encoding aquaporin-1; the encoded protein is MASEFKKKMFWRAVVAEFLAMSLFIFISIGSALGFSFPVVGNKTSTRSQDNVKVSLAFGLSIATMAQSVGHISGAHLNPAVTLGLLLSCQISIFKALMYIIAQCLGAVVATAILSGVTSSLPNNLLGLNSLSEGINAGQGLGIEIIATFQLVLCVLATTDRRRNDVSGSAPLAIGLSVALGHLLAIDYTGCGINPARSFGSALIANNFENHWIFWVGPIIGGASAALIYDFILAPRSSDLTDRMKVWTSGQVEEYDLEGDDMNSRVEMKPK